In a genomic window of Salmo trutta chromosome 32, fSalTru1.1, whole genome shotgun sequence:
- the LOC115170974 gene encoding interferon epsilon-like, with product MATLNLSFVVHLLCVIVLYPVVYAKCSDRNAQIYYLYQTRQTLNDLSMERRPRGCIPEAERLRVQRPTLSLQEGEKLWTLRLAFQLASELFQQNLTLVKWNSIKLRDLQDLLARQNMTYSECVRDMSVHLNLPIKNYFKELDDFLLHERFSACSWEVVRAEMGSIISQVIKNAKKHV from the exons ATGGCCACTCTTAACTTGTCCTTTGTGGTACATCTTCTGTGTGTAATTGTTCTTTACCCGGTTGTGTACGCTAAATGCAGTGACCGAAATGCGCAAATATATTATCTTTATCAAACTCGCCAGACCCTCAATGATCTTTCCATG gaGAGGAGACCAAGAGGCTGTATCCCAGAGGCAGAAAGGTTAAGGGTCCAACGTCCAACGCTTTCATTACAG GAGGGGGAAAAGCTTTGGACACTGAGACTTGCGTTTCAACTAGCCAGCGAGCTCTTCCAACAAAACCTAACACTTGTGAAATGGAATTCCATCAAACTCAGGGATCTCCAAGACCTTCTTGCTCGACAAAATATGACCTATTCGGAATGT GTGAGAGACATGAGTGTGCATCTAAATCTTCCAATTAAGAACTACTTCAAAGAGCTGGACGACTTTCTTTTACATGAG CGTTTCAGCGCGTGCTCATGGGAGGTGGTGAGAGCTGAAATGGGGAGCATCATTTCACAAGTAATCAAAAATGCCAAGAAACACGTGTGA
- the LOC115170972 gene encoding globoside alpha-1,3-N-acetylgalactosaminyltransferase 1-like isoform X2, giving the protein MRYIKPYVLIVIAGTFSLLWYVYFSFFSERPNRRTDVVSVTPWLAPIVWEGTFDPVLIDNIYKPMNLTIATTVFAVGKYVRFLQDFLETAEKHFMVGFNVHYYVFTDRPDDVPSVNLNQGRHLRVIQVPGSNRWQEISARRMEIIQTTIERQIRREADYIFCLDVDSKFHARWGSESLGRLVAVIHPGYYEQTHDRFPYERRPASTAYIPMDEGDYYYGGAMFGGYVADVYTLTKVCWNRFEEDTRNYIQAAWQEESHLNRYLLDNKPSKVLSPEYLWQDLKAKTKEVKVIRFSGVIKNYAEVRPNV; this is encoded by the exons GTATGTCTACTTCAGCTTCTTCTCTGAAAGACCCAACAG ACGTACTGATGTGGTGTCAGTGACCCCATGGTTGGCACCCATCGTCTGGGAAGGCACCTTTGACCCTGTGCTAATCGACAACATCTACAAGCCCATGAATCTCACCATAGCAACCACTGTGTTTGCCGTTGGAAA ATACGTCAGGTTTCTCCAAGATTTTCTGGAGACAGCAGAGAAGCACTTCATGGTCGGCTTCAACGTGCACTACTACGTTTTCACTGATCGTCCCGACGATGTTCCTTCAGTGAACCTGAATCAGGGGAGACATTTGAGAGTGATCCAGGTCCCGGGTTCAAACCGCTGGCAGGAGATATCAGCCCGGAGGATGGAGATCATCCAGACCACCATCGAACGTCAGATCAGAAGGGAGGCCGACTACATCTTCTGTCTGGACGTGGACAGCAAGTTCCACGCTCGCTGGGGGTCCGAGTCTCTTGGAAGGCTGGTTGCTGTTATACATCCAGGCTACTACGAGCAGACGCATGACCGCTTCCCGTACGAACGGCGTCCAGCCTCGACTGCCTACATCCCCATGGATGAGGGAGACTACTACTATGGCGGGGCTATGTTCGGAGGATACGTGGCGGATGTGTACACACTAACAAAGGTATGTTGGAACCGGTTTGAGGAGGATACGAGAAATTACATCCAGGCTGCCTGGCAGGAGGAGAGCCACCTCAACAGGTACCTGCTCGACAACAAGCCCAGCAAGGTGTTGTCTCCAGAATACCTGTGGCAGGACTTGAAGGCAAAAACCAAAGAGGTCAAAGTCATTCGCTTTTCAGGGGTCATTAAAAACTATGCTGAAGTTCGTCCCAATGTATAA
- the LOC115170972 gene encoding globoside alpha-1,3-N-acetylgalactosaminyltransferase 1-like isoform X1, which translates to MEFSNLCVDLANLHCLTSERQRLRHVLYVYFSFFSERPNRRTDVVSVTPWLAPIVWEGTFDPVLIDNIYKPMNLTIATTVFAVGKYVRFLQDFLETAEKHFMVGFNVHYYVFTDRPDDVPSVNLNQGRHLRVIQVPGSNRWQEISARRMEIIQTTIERQIRREADYIFCLDVDSKFHARWGSESLGRLVAVIHPGYYEQTHDRFPYERRPASTAYIPMDEGDYYYGGAMFGGYVADVYTLTKVCWNRFEEDTRNYIQAAWQEESHLNRYLLDNKPSKVLSPEYLWQDLKAKTKEVKVIRFSGVIKNYAEVRPNV; encoded by the exons GTATGTCTACTTCAGCTTCTTCTCTGAAAGACCCAACAG ACGTACTGATGTGGTGTCAGTGACCCCATGGTTGGCACCCATCGTCTGGGAAGGCACCTTTGACCCTGTGCTAATCGACAACATCTACAAGCCCATGAATCTCACCATAGCAACCACTGTGTTTGCCGTTGGAAA ATACGTCAGGTTTCTCCAAGATTTTCTGGAGACAGCAGAGAAGCACTTCATGGTCGGCTTCAACGTGCACTACTACGTTTTCACTGATCGTCCCGACGATGTTCCTTCAGTGAACCTGAATCAGGGGAGACATTTGAGAGTGATCCAGGTCCCGGGTTCAAACCGCTGGCAGGAGATATCAGCCCGGAGGATGGAGATCATCCAGACCACCATCGAACGTCAGATCAGAAGGGAGGCCGACTACATCTTCTGTCTGGACGTGGACAGCAAGTTCCACGCTCGCTGGGGGTCCGAGTCTCTTGGAAGGCTGGTTGCTGTTATACATCCAGGCTACTACGAGCAGACGCATGACCGCTTCCCGTACGAACGGCGTCCAGCCTCGACTGCCTACATCCCCATGGATGAGGGAGACTACTACTATGGCGGGGCTATGTTCGGAGGATACGTGGCGGATGTGTACACACTAACAAAGGTATGTTGGAACCGGTTTGAGGAGGATACGAGAAATTACATCCAGGCTGCCTGGCAGGAGGAGAGCCACCTCAACAGGTACCTGCTCGACAACAAGCCCAGCAAGGTGTTGTCTCCAGAATACCTGTGGCAGGACTTGAAGGCAAAAACCAAAGAGGTCAAAGTCATTCGCTTTTCAGGGGTCATTAAAAACTATGCTGAAGTTCGTCCCAATGTATAA